In Chaetodon trifascialis isolate fChaTrf1 chromosome 4, fChaTrf1.hap1, whole genome shotgun sequence, one DNA window encodes the following:
- the LOC139329784 gene encoding protein crumbs homolog 3-like, whose protein sequence is MAGPGCRLLWLACVTLAMTANCAAVTAAAQSVTTITPTRTTDTERAPYSSRVAAVLAPCLVGLAIVVTLGLALAIAKLRERRQTEGGFSPQQLEAPGGRNPPAELGNTSISTLAARVERLV, encoded by the exons ATGGCGGGTCctggctgcaggctgctctGGCTCGCTTGTGTCACACTCGCTATGACAGCCAactgtgctgcagtgacag CAGCCGCTCAGAGTGTCACGACTATCACGCCAACCAGAACTACTGAT ACGGAGCGTGCTCCATACAGCTCGCGGGTGGCTGCCGTGCTGGCACCGTGTCTGGTTGGCTTGGCGATAGTGGTGACGCTGGGGCTGGCGCTGGCCATAGCCAAACTGCGAGAGAGGCGGCAGACGGAGGGAGGTTTCAGTCCGCAGCAACTCGAGGCTCCTGGTGGTCGCAACCCACCTGCTGAGCTGGGAAACACATCCATCAGCACTTTGGCAGCGCGTGTGGAGCGCCTGGTGTAG